The following proteins are co-located in the Escherichia fergusonii ATCC 35469 genome:
- the pntB gene encoding Re/Si-specific NAD(P)(+) transhydrogenase subunit beta yields MSGGLVTAAYIVAAILFIFSLAGLSKHETSQRGNNFGIAGMAIALIATIFGPDTGNVAWILVAMIIGGAIGIRLAKKVEMTEMPELVAILHSFVGLAAVLVGFNSYLHHDAGMEPVLVNIHLTEVFLGIFIGAVTFTGSVVAFGKLCGKISSKPLMLPNRHKMNLAALVVSFLLLLVFVRTESVGLQVLALLVMTVIALVFGWHLVASIGGADMPVVVSMLNSYSGWAAAAAGFMLSNDLLIVTGALVGSSGAILSYIMCKAMNRSFISVIAGGFGTDGISTGDDQEVGEHREITAEETAELLKNSHSVIITPGYGMAVAQAQYPVAEITEKLRARGINVRFGIHPVAGRLPGHMNVLLAEAKVPYDIVLEMDEINDDFADTDTVLVIGANDTVNPAAQDDPKSPIAGMPVLEVWKAQNVIVFKRSMNTGYAGVQNPLFFKENTHMLFGDAKASVDAILKAL; encoded by the coding sequence ATGTCTGGAGGATTAGTTACAGCTGCATACATTGTTGCCGCAATCCTGTTTATTTTTAGTCTGGCGGGGCTTTCAAAACACGAAACTTCGCAACGGGGAAATAACTTTGGTATAGCCGGGATGGCGATAGCGTTAATCGCTACCATCTTTGGGCCGGATACAGGCAATGTTGCATGGATTCTGGTGGCGATGATCATCGGTGGTGCAATTGGTATCCGCCTGGCGAAAAAGGTTGAAATGACCGAGATGCCAGAACTGGTGGCGATTCTGCACAGCTTCGTAGGTCTGGCGGCGGTGCTGGTTGGTTTTAACAGTTACCTGCATCATGATGCTGGCATGGAGCCAGTACTGGTCAATATTCACCTGACGGAGGTATTCCTCGGTATCTTTATCGGTGCGGTAACGTTCACCGGTTCGGTTGTGGCGTTCGGTAAATTGTGCGGAAAAATCTCCTCAAAACCGCTGATGCTACCAAATCGTCATAAAATGAACCTTGCGGCACTGGTTGTTTCCTTCCTGTTACTGCTTGTTTTCGTTCGCACCGAAAGTGTTGGTCTGCAAGTGTTGGCACTGCTGGTGATGACCGTGATCGCACTGGTATTTGGCTGGCATTTAGTTGCATCTATCGGCGGGGCGGATATGCCTGTCGTAGTATCAATGCTCAACTCATACTCTGGTTGGGCTGCGGCAGCCGCAGGCTTTATGCTGAGTAACGACCTGTTAATTGTTACTGGTGCGCTGGTGGGGTCTTCTGGTGCCATCCTCTCTTACATTATGTGTAAGGCGATGAATCGCTCATTCATCAGCGTTATCGCCGGTGGCTTTGGTACAGACGGAATCTCCACAGGTGATGATCAGGAAGTTGGTGAACATCGTGAAATCACTGCGGAAGAAACTGCTGAACTGCTGAAGAACTCACATTCAGTGATTATCACTCCAGGTTACGGCATGGCAGTGGCACAGGCTCAATATCCGGTAGCGGAAATCACGGAGAAACTGCGTGCCCGTGGCATCAACGTGCGTTTTGGGATTCACCCGGTAGCAGGGCGTTTGCCTGGCCATATGAATGTGTTACTGGCAGAAGCGAAAGTGCCGTACGACATCGTGCTGGAAATGGACGAAATCAATGATGATTTTGCCGACACGGATACCGTACTGGTCATTGGTGCTAACGACACGGTTAACCCAGCGGCACAGGACGATCCTAAGAGTCCAATTGCCGGGATGCCAGTTCTCGAAGTGTGGAAAGCGCAAAACGTAATTGTCTTTAAACGTTCGATGAATACCGGTTATGCCGGGGTGCAAAACCCGCTGTTCTTTAAAGAAAATACTCATATGCTGTTTGGTGATGCTAAAGCCAGCGTGGATGCAATATTGAAAGCACTTTAA